In Parabacteroides timonensis, the genomic stretch TATTAAAGAGTACACCATTTCAGCGTTTGCGTCTGTCGGCAACATGTAATAATGTATGGATGATCCATTATAACCTGCCGGGTATCGACCCTGAGTCAGTATCGGCAACGAATACAAATGCTACCGGGTTTGAAAATGGAGCAGCTCCGACCAGCCGGTCGTTTACGTTTAATGTGACGGTAGGGTTTTAATACATTTCCTTTTGAATTTGTTTAGACACCCTAAACGCTTCTGTTTGGAGATCGCAAACACTCCTGTTTGGACATCATAAACACTGCTGTTGTGACATCATAAACAAATTTAAAGCTGATAAGTAGAAATAACAATAAAGAAATAAAGTAAGATGAATACAAAAAATATATTATTAGCCGGTCTATTCTCAATAGCTGCCTTGCTGTCTTCCTGCTCTGATTTCGAAGAGATCAATGAAGATCCAAACCAGGTGGGAGAGAGTAAGGTGAAGCCCGAATGGTTTCTCAATGCCTCCATTATCGGCGCACAGATGAACCCGGAAATTGCCGAACGTATCTTTATTGCCGAATGGAACCGTGCTTCACGCTTCAATCGCGGAAGTGGTTTCACGATCGGTACCGATAATAACGACTACATCACGCTCTATCTGAGCAACTCTTATGCTGTAAGTTGGCTAAACAAAGCCACTAAAGCAATCGAGTTGGGTGAAAAGAAAGTGGCTGAAGGTGAAGCTGAACAGTATCCTTATTATAAGAATGTCATCCAGATGGCCCGTATCTGGCGTGCCTATCTGAATTCGGAAGTATCCGACGGTTTCGGACCGATTCCTGCCCTGTCTGCCTTCACCGGTGTTCCGGCTGAGTATGATAGCGTAGAAACGATTTATGGATTTATCCTGAAAGAATTGAAAGAGGCTGAGGCTGCTCTCGATCCATCTATCGATATGTCGGACATGGCAAACGAAGATGCTTTCTATGCCGGGAATATCAATGAATGGAAGAAGTATGCGAACTCCCTGCGTATGCGTTTCGCTATGCGTATCTCCGGTATTTCGCCCGCTCTGGCAAAGACAGAGTTTGAAGATGCGGCAAGTAAGACTTTTATCTCTACACTCGATGATATGGCTGCCGTACAGGAAAAAGACGGGTGGGGTGATCTGACCGGTGTTATGTCGCGTACATGGAATGCACAAGCAATGTCGGTAACATTCAAGAATCTGGTAGTCGGTCTGGGTAATACTGAGTTCCCGGTACCCGACTCTTTGAAAAGTCACCTGAAAGATCCTCATACCTACATGGGATTATACCTGAGTAAACATTTCCCGCTGAACACAAACGATCCATGTGCCGGATTCTACTTTGATGGTATACCTCAGTATGTCGATCCACGTGCCCCGAAACTGTTCAGCGTAGTGGGATGGAATGATGGCGTAGTCTATTCCGACTATATCGGTGCCGCCAACAGCGTAGTACCTGTGAATCTGATGGATCCAAGCGATAATTCCAAACCAATGCTTACCATCGATCCGAAATATACCTGGGGAACCTGGGTTGCCGGAGAATGGAATGACCTGACCGGTCTGGTCAGCGAACTGACGGGAAAAAATTACAATTACCCTTCTATGGCTAAACAGTATCGTATGAGTACGATGAAACGTGTGTTCTTCGGTCCGTGGGAAAGTTATTTCTTGATGGCAGAAGCAGCAGTTAAGGGGTGGACTGTTCCGGGAACAGCAAAGTCGAATTACGAAAATGGTATCACTGCCAGCTTCCAGTATCATGGCATAGTAAGCGAAGTTGGTAAATATCTGGCTTCTACCGATTATAACCGTGTAGGTACTTCCGTTAGTTTCGATCATACAACCGAAGCACAGCCTTATACCGTCAATTATGTAGATCCGTATACAAAAGAAAATAAGACGATGACTTATACTTATCCGAAGAATTCGATCTATCGTGGCGGTTCTTATAATAACGATGCATTGACAAAGATCATCACCCAAAAATATATCGCACAGGTACCCTGGTTACCCGAAGAAGCATGGAGCGATCATCGTCGTCTTGGCTTACCGTTCTTTGAAAATCAGGCAGTTGAAAAAGACTATAACCCATTGAATCAGGTTCCTCTGACGATGGCAACCGCTAAAGAATGTCGCCTGGATTTCTACCCGAAACGCTACCGTTATCCGGCCAATATCCAGACCAACAATCAGGAAGGTTACCAAAAAGCATTAGAGTTGTTAGGAGGACCTGATCTGACGACAACATCTTTATGGTGGAATCTAAAATAGAAAAAATGTGGATCTTTTTTATGAGGCAGCGCCTCATGTCGTAGGCTCTATTTTGCCGTCTGCTTCAGCTGACGGATAGATGCTCCGGCAAAGCCGGGTTCCTCTGTGGGTTTTTAACCCCTTTCATATAGGAAGAAAGCTTTGGTTAATAAAGGGGCTTAAGCCCACAAAGGAAGAGGCTTTGCCTCCTGATTATTAAACCGTCAGCTGAAGCAGACGGTAAAATAGAGCCTGCGGCATGGGGTAAGCCCCATTAAAGACAAGGATACAAACGGGCTCACATTTGACAATATCCGAACCAAACCTTAAACGCCAATGTTTTATATATAAAGTATGACAACCATCTTAAACAAAAAGAATTATGGCACATAAACTATTCATCCGTGACGTAACGCTTCGTGACGGTCAGCAATCCTCTTTTGCAACACGCATGTCACAACAGCAAATCGACCGTGTACTTCCTTTCTATAAAAATGTAGGTTTCTATGCTATGGAAGTATGGGGAGGAGCCGTACCGGACACCATTATGCGTTATCTGAATGAGAACCCATGGGAACGGTTGGAGAAGATCAAGGCTGTCGTGGGTAAATCCACCAAACTTGCCGCCCTTTGCCGGGGACGTGATTTGTTTGGCTACAATCCCTATCCGGATGCTGTTGTAAAAAGTCTTTGCCGTAATACGATTGAGGCGGGTATCGACATTATGCGCATTTTCGATGCCATGAACGATATTGACAATATGAAATCAGCAATTAAATATACTGACCGATATGGAGGAATGGTGGATTGTGCAGTTTGTTATTCAATAGATCCCCATCATTCGGCATTAGAGCGTATCGAAGCCGCCTTGCACGGTCATCCATTGCATAAACCGGTCTTTACCAACGATTATTTCTTGTCAAAAGCACAACAGATGGAGCATATCACAGCCGATATCATTACTCTTGAAGATGCTAACGGACTGATTACTCCGCGAAAGACTGGTGAACTCGTCCGCCTCTTTAAGAAGGAACTGAAAGCCCCGATCGATTTCCATACCCGTTGTACAGCCGGTTACGGCCTTGCATCTATGCTCTCTGCTATCGTCAACGGCGTAGATATTGTAGATACCAATATCTGGTATTTTGCCGGAGGTTATTCCGCCCCCGCCATCGAATTGATCTACGTGTTCTGTAAGAAGATGGGAATAGAACTGGAGATCGATATGGAAGCTATCGCCCGCATCAACTCCGAATTATTAAAGATACGTAAAGAGTTAAAAGGCTACGACGCTTCAAGAGAATTACCCAACCCCTTCGATCCGCTGACTGATAAATTACCTACCGAGATCGACCGTTTTTTCAACGATGCCATCGATGCCGCTCGTAAAGATAAAGAAGAAGACGTGTTGATTTTCTGCCATGCCATTGAGGAATATTTCAACTTCCCATCCCCCGATGAGATTGTACAGAAATCGCAGATACCGGCCAGCATGTTCAATCAAATCGTAGCCCAGCTAAAACAGCAAGGTCATCCCGAGCTTTTAGAGAAAACTATGATGCTGATCCCACGGATACGGATGGATGCCGGTCTTCCTCCATTAGTTACTCCTGTAAACAGAGTGATAGCTTCCCAGGCTGTATCGAGTGCATTGTGCGAAATGAACGGACAACCAATATACAGCAAACCTGTTTATCCTTTCGTCTCCCTGGTACGCGGTGAGTATGGAAAGACTCCGCTTCCTATCGATCCCGAATTTCGCTTTCAGATAACAGGTGATAGAGAAGAGTATTTCTACGACGCCTCCGATTACGAAATGGAAGAAAACCCCTTCATCGAAGAACTGGGTATATTGGTAGCCGAAAATGAGAAAGAAGTCTTATTACTCGAACTTTTCCCCATGGTAGCTCGCAACTTCCTGACAAAACGAAAGAAAGACAAGTTCCGGGATAGTATGCCTTTAGCTTGATGATAGATAAGTAACAATAAAATAGCCGATACTGTCTGTTTTTATAACAGTATCGGCCATATTAAGAGAATGCAAAGCGTTATATGATAGGTTTTTATTACCAGAAATAGATATAGAATGCCACTGTGATCAAGAGAATAATGCAAGAATGTATTACATCCCATTTATTCCAGCTGGCACGGGTCGCTGCTCGTTGTTCCGGAGTAGAAGAACCAAATGTGAGTCCTTGTATCTGAGCTTCCGGTGCAGCTGGGGTGAACTTACTGATGATAGCAATTGCGGCTAGACAGAATACCAGCATACCGCCACAGAAGAACAACCAGTTCGTATCGAAGAACAAAGCTTTGAACCAACTGTCGCCGGCATCGATGCCAGCCGTTGTATAATAAACCTTTGCCCCAAGGCGGGTAATACCAATAATGAAACCGATAATCAGTCCCCACATACCTCCCAGCGGAGTAGTCCGTTTAGACAGGATACCCAATAGGAATGCCGCTGCGATACCCGGTGCCAGTACAGATTGTACGTCCTGCAGATAGTTATACAATACCGATCCTACACTCTTCATCACCGGTATCCAGAGAATACCCAGGACAACGACAACAACTGTTGCTATACGTCCTACATAAAGCAATGTTTTTTCACTGGCTTCCGGTTTGTATTTCTTATAGAAGTCGATCGTGAACAACATGGCTGATGAGTTGAACAGAGAAGCTAACGAACTCATTAAAGCAGCCAGAATACCACACACTACTAATCCTTTAAATCCGGCAGGCAACAATTGAGCAACCAATGAAGGGAAAGCTGCATCGGCTGTACTCATTGTGAAAGGAACGCCATTGATGGTCACCCCGTTCTTCTGCATGGCAAAAGCAATCATACCCGGGATAAGGAATAGGAATACCGGAGTTAGTTTCAAGTAAGCACCGAAGATAGTACCACGACGAGCCTGTTGCTCATTTTTACCTGATAATACGCGTTGAACGATGAACTGGTCGGTACACCAGTACCAGAAACCGATGATCGAAGAACCGATCAAAGCTCCCAGCCAGGGGAAATCCGGGTCGCGGTTGTCACGGATCAGATTCACCATCGTATCTCCGTATTCGTTAGCCGGGGTCAGGCTACAAGCTGCCAGGACCTGATCCCATCCGCCAACGGCTTTTAATCCAAGTACAAGAATTACCAAGGAGCCCAGAAGTAAAATAGGAGTTTGTAATACAGAGGTGTAAAGAACCGATTTCATACCTCCTACAACTGTATAAAGGGCTGTCAGTACAACCAATCCGATAGCTGCGATCCAGAAGAAATCGATTCCCCAGAGTTCCTGGATACCGAATACTTCTTTAAACACCAGACCTCCGGCATATACCGTAACGGCCACCTTGGTCAGTACATAACTGACCAGCGAGATAAGCGAGAGGATGGTGCGTGATTCTTTGTTATAACGTTTCTCAAGAAATTCGGGCATGGTCAATACCATACTTCGTTCGTAGAAAGGTACGAATACCCAACCGAGGATAAGGATCATCCACCCCTGGATTTCCCAGTGTGCCATCGCCATACCGCTGGAAGCTCCTGCTCCGGCAAGGCCGATAAGGTGTTCTGAACCGATGTTTGATGCGAAAATGGAAGCTCCGATCGCTAGCCAAGTGGCATCACGACCTGCAAGGAAGTAGTCGCCGGAGCTGTCTTGTTTTTGTTTAAATACCCATACAATAATCCCAATTAGAGCTAAAGCGAATAGCCCTATTACAATATAATCTAATGTTACCATAATAGTGTCTTACATGATATACCCGTTGTTTTTACAACGGGATTTTGTCAATTCTGCGTATGTGCCGACCACCTTCGAACGGGGTGTTCAGAAAGGTTTCGACAGTGTGAGTGGCTTCCTCTTGACTGATAAATCTACCGGGCATGACAAGTATATTGGCATCGTTATGCTCGCGAGCTAGTTTCGCGATATCTTCCTGCCAGCACAATGCGGCCCGTATTCCCTGGTGTTTGTTTAAAGTCATTGCAATACCGTTTCCTGATCCGCAAATAGCTATTCCGGGATATACTTCCCCAGCTTCTAATGCATAAGCCAACGGATGAGCGAAATCCGGATAATCACAACTTTCTGTTGAACAGGTTCCGAAATCTTTATAGGTTATCCCTTTAGAATCCAGTAATTGTTTTACAAACTCTTTTAATTCGTAACCTGCGTGGTCACAACATAAACCTAGTGTTTTCATCTTTATCTGTTAGAGGTTAATAAAAAGGGATATAGAGAATCCCTTTTTATTAATGGTTTCTTATGCTAATAATTCTTTTACCTGATTGTATACATTCTTTCC encodes the following:
- a CDS encoding carboxylase; its protein translation is MAHKLFIRDVTLRDGQQSSFATRMSQQQIDRVLPFYKNVGFYAMEVWGGAVPDTIMRYLNENPWERLEKIKAVVGKSTKLAALCRGRDLFGYNPYPDAVVKSLCRNTIEAGIDIMRIFDAMNDIDNMKSAIKYTDRYGGMVDCAVCYSIDPHHSALERIEAALHGHPLHKPVFTNDYFLSKAQQMEHITADIITLEDANGLITPRKTGELVRLFKKELKAPIDFHTRCTAGYGLASMLSAIVNGVDIVDTNIWYFAGGYSAPAIELIYVFCKKMGIELEIDMEAIARINSELLKIRKELKGYDASRELPNPFDPLTDKLPTEIDRFFNDAIDAARKDKEEDVLIFCHAIEEYFNFPSPDEIVQKSQIPASMFNQIVAQLKQQGHPELLEKTMMLIPRIRMDAGLPPLVTPVNRVIASQAVSSALCEMNGQPIYSKPVYPFVSLVRGEYGKTPLPIDPEFRFQITGDREEYFYDASDYEMEENPFIEELGILVAENEKEVLLLELFPMVARNFLTKRKKDKFRDSMPLA
- a CDS encoding SusD/RagB family nutrient-binding outer membrane lipoprotein gives rise to the protein MNTKNILLAGLFSIAALLSSCSDFEEINEDPNQVGESKVKPEWFLNASIIGAQMNPEIAERIFIAEWNRASRFNRGSGFTIGTDNNDYITLYLSNSYAVSWLNKATKAIELGEKKVAEGEAEQYPYYKNVIQMARIWRAYLNSEVSDGFGPIPALSAFTGVPAEYDSVETIYGFILKELKEAEAALDPSIDMSDMANEDAFYAGNINEWKKYANSLRMRFAMRISGISPALAKTEFEDAASKTFISTLDDMAAVQEKDGWGDLTGVMSRTWNAQAMSVTFKNLVVGLGNTEFPVPDSLKSHLKDPHTYMGLYLSKHFPLNTNDPCAGFYFDGIPQYVDPRAPKLFSVVGWNDGVVYSDYIGAANSVVPVNLMDPSDNSKPMLTIDPKYTWGTWVAGEWNDLTGLVSELTGKNYNYPSMAKQYRMSTMKRVFFGPWESYFLMAEAAVKGWTVPGTAKSNYENGITASFQYHGIVSEVGKYLASTDYNRVGTSVSFDHTTEAQPYTVNYVDPYTKENKTMTYTYPKNSIYRGGSYNNDALTKIITQKYIAQVPWLPEEAWSDHRRLGLPFFENQAVEKDYNPLNQVPLTMATAKECRLDFYPKRYRYPANIQTNNQEGYQKALELLGGPDLTTTSLWWNLK
- the rpiB gene encoding ribose 5-phosphate isomerase B → MKTLGLCCDHAGYELKEFVKQLLDSKGITYKDFGTCSTESCDYPDFAHPLAYALEAGEVYPGIAICGSGNGIAMTLNKHQGIRAALCWQEDIAKLAREHNDANILVMPGRFISQEEATHTVETFLNTPFEGGRHIRRIDKIPL
- a CDS encoding sodium:solute symporter translates to MVTLDYIVIGLFALALIGIIVWVFKQKQDSSGDYFLAGRDATWLAIGASIFASNIGSEHLIGLAGAGASSGMAMAHWEIQGWMILILGWVFVPFYERSMVLTMPEFLEKRYNKESRTILSLISLVSYVLTKVAVTVYAGGLVFKEVFGIQELWGIDFFWIAAIGLVVLTALYTVVGGMKSVLYTSVLQTPILLLGSLVILVLGLKAVGGWDQVLAACSLTPANEYGDTMVNLIRDNRDPDFPWLGALIGSSIIGFWYWCTDQFIVQRVLSGKNEQQARRGTIFGAYLKLTPVFLFLIPGMIAFAMQKNGVTINGVPFTMSTADAAFPSLVAQLLPAGFKGLVVCGILAALMSSLASLFNSSAMLFTIDFYKKYKPEASEKTLLYVGRIATVVVVVLGILWIPVMKSVGSVLYNYLQDVQSVLAPGIAAAFLLGILSKRTTPLGGMWGLIIGFIIGITRLGAKVYYTTAGIDAGDSWFKALFFDTNWLFFCGGMLVFCLAAIAIISKFTPAAPEAQIQGLTFGSSTPEQRAATRASWNKWDVIHSCIILLITVAFYIYFW